Proteins encoded by one window of Roseibium sp. Sym1:
- a CDS encoding DUF4344 domain-containing metallopeptidase: MLKVFAQPSLIFALCTFIWAGTVSPALSATTTSGQDPAPPVALDQVITGLPQDDLEDLFVFVAGNVLFTLYHEGGHMLISELGLPVLAQEEDAVDNLATVTMLAADNDDMDLYLAQAMIGWFLIAEEAYEDLVFYDEHDLDQQRGYAILCLMVGADPSAFRGLARDLELPADRIESCGYDYEQAADSWDIVTSPHLRDADDPGGKIRVVHEPAPAGLDSMAVFLKESELMELVAEELDTFYDLPEEVTFRATTCNEENAFWDPDTRELILCHELLGGFAEIFLSLPDGDQDDE; the protein is encoded by the coding sequence ATGCTCAAGGTTTTCGCGCAGCCATCGCTGATATTTGCCCTTTGCACATTTATATGGGCAGGAACGGTTTCACCGGCCCTGTCGGCGACCACCACGAGCGGTCAGGACCCAGCGCCTCCGGTTGCACTCGACCAGGTCATCACCGGCCTGCCCCAGGACGACCTGGAGGACCTGTTCGTCTTCGTGGCGGGCAATGTGCTGTTCACGCTCTATCACGAGGGCGGCCACATGCTGATTTCGGAACTGGGCCTGCCGGTGCTCGCCCAGGAAGAGGATGCTGTCGACAATCTTGCAACGGTGACCATGCTGGCGGCCGACAACGATGACATGGACCTCTACCTCGCCCAGGCAATGATCGGATGGTTCCTGATTGCCGAAGAGGCCTATGAAGACCTTGTCTTTTACGACGAGCACGATCTCGACCAGCAGCGCGGTTATGCCATTCTGTGCCTTATGGTCGGCGCCGACCCGTCGGCTTTCCGCGGATTGGCCCGGGATCTGGAACTCCCGGCGGACCGGATCGAATCCTGTGGCTACGACTATGAACAGGCAGCGGATTCCTGGGACATCGTCACCTCCCCACATTTGAGGGACGCGGACGACCCGGGTGGAAAAATCAGGGTCGTCCATGAACCGGCACCGGCGGGCCTGGACTCCATGGCCGTGTTCCTGAAAGAAAGCGAACTGATGGAACTGGTCGCGGAAGAACTGGACACCTTTTACGACCTGCCGGAAGAGGTGACGTTCCGCGCAACAACCTGCAACGAGGAAAATGCCTTCTGGGACCCGGACACACGGGAATTGATCCTCTGTCACGAACTGCTCGGCGGCTTCGCCGAGATTTTTCTGAGCCTTCCCGACGGAGATCAGGACGACGAGTGA
- a CDS encoding alpha/beta hydrolase family protein → MIAQTPSRALTTRLCRTAAFLAVTALLVLPAGAGDALPFGPGAAKITIEDARADRPLEGDIWYPTATPDQYAIADKSKVWQMAPADPDGAPAEGVFPLVVVSHGMYGNTLNQAWLGSALARRGFVVAMVNHPGTSTFLRDPDQTRQLWDRPIDLSRLISFLTEESVYKDRIDRERIYAAGHSLGGFTVMLLAGAEFEPDRYERVCSGENLPVACQVLTGWSIAKTDGDRIEMATSRKDPRLTKVISLDLGGTPVLSRESLGAIDIPVLVLGSGRADMLDQEAESRALAAALPDDKVRHVELADTGHFDFMGVCKPEGFAILEEHEPGDEIVCIKGHAERIEQHRLILSEVLAFLHP, encoded by the coding sequence ATGATCGCGCAGACACCCTCACGCGCCCTGACCACAAGACTGTGCCGGACGGCGGCCTTTCTCGCCGTTACCGCCCTCCTTGTACTCCCAGCAGGGGCCGGCGACGCCCTGCCCTTCGGCCCCGGCGCCGCCAAGATAACGATCGAGGATGCACGCGCAGACCGGCCGCTTGAAGGCGACATCTGGTATCCGACCGCGACGCCTGACCAATATGCCATAGCGGACAAGAGCAAGGTCTGGCAGATGGCGCCGGCCGATCCGGACGGAGCGCCCGCAGAAGGTGTCTTTCCGCTCGTTGTCGTCTCGCACGGGATGTACGGCAACACGCTCAATCAGGCCTGGCTTGGCTCGGCGCTTGCCCGGCGCGGCTTTGTCGTCGCCATGGTGAATCACCCGGGCACCAGCACGTTTCTTCGCGATCCCGATCAGACCCGCCAGCTCTGGGACCGGCCGATAGATCTTTCCCGCCTGATCAGTTTTTTGACCGAGGAGAGCGTCTACAAAGACAGGATCGATCGCGAAAGGATCTATGCGGCCGGGCATTCCCTCGGCGGCTTCACCGTGATGCTTCTAGCCGGCGCCGAATTCGAACCTGACCGGTATGAGCGTGTGTGCTCGGGCGAGAATCTACCTGTTGCCTGCCAAGTGCTAACCGGGTGGTCCATCGCGAAAACGGATGGCGACCGGATCGAGATGGCGACTTCCCGCAAGGACCCACGGCTAACCAAGGTCATCAGCCTGGATCTCGGCGGAACGCCGGTCCTGTCTCGCGAGAGCCTCGGCGCCATCGACATTCCCGTGCTGGTACTCGGCTCGGGACGTGCCGACATGCTCGACCAGGAAGCCGAGTCGCGGGCGCTGGCCGCCGCCCTGCCGGACGACAAGGTCCGTCATGTGGAACTCGCCGATACCGGCCATTTCGACTTCATGGGCGTGTGCAAGCCGGAGGGCTTTGCCATTCTGGAAGAGCATGAACCCGGAGACGAGATCGTCTGTATCAAGGGCCATGCGGAACGGATCGAGCAGCACCGGCTTATCCTTTCCGAGGTTCTCGCCTTCCTGCACCCCTGA
- a CDS encoding helix-turn-helix transcriptional regulator, which translates to MISIPVSFLLAALFLGLALAAFAWRSLPFPARGMFAGLFCLMALEASLVGMRFAYGHIEFLAVQQVLPVWVAPSVYLAFCALTGPVADFRRRILFHGVIALVVTAAMALPVRIAGYVDALIAASYMVYTLALIRLWLEGADRFSEAPTALGGILHRLLLVAIFAMAATLFVDVWIALLFAQARQDAAARAVSVASLLFLAAAIILVLLSLRSRRTKRSRSVSAEAAGEDGTLVETARRLLVDQGLFRDPGLTLTRLARRAGVPDRDLSRAVNAVTGMNVSQFVNQVRLEEAARLLKTTDAPVSRIQEQVGFLTRSNFYREFQKSYGSAPGTFRKIAHSSS; encoded by the coding sequence ATGATCAGCATTCCGGTGTCCTTCCTGCTCGCTGCCCTCTTTCTTGGACTGGCATTGGCGGCGTTCGCGTGGCGGTCGCTGCCGTTTCCGGCGCGCGGCATGTTTGCCGGGCTGTTCTGCCTGATGGCACTTGAGGCCAGCCTGGTCGGGATGCGCTTTGCCTATGGGCATATCGAATTTCTCGCGGTCCAGCAGGTGCTGCCCGTCTGGGTGGCGCCGAGTGTTTATCTGGCCTTCTGTGCGTTGACGGGTCCGGTGGCGGATTTCCGGCGCCGGATCCTGTTTCATGGCGTGATTGCCCTGGTTGTGACAGCGGCAATGGCCCTGCCGGTTCGGATTGCCGGCTATGTCGATGCCCTGATTGCCGCCAGCTACATGGTCTACACACTGGCGCTGATCCGGTTGTGGCTGGAAGGCGCCGACCGGTTTTCAGAAGCGCCGACCGCGCTGGGCGGCATTTTGCACCGGTTGCTTCTGGTCGCCATTTTCGCGATGGCTGCGACGCTGTTTGTCGACGTCTGGATCGCGTTGCTGTTTGCCCAGGCGCGTCAGGATGCCGCCGCCCGCGCCGTCTCGGTGGCCAGCCTTTTGTTTCTCGCCGCTGCCATAATTCTCGTGCTGCTCTCGTTGCGGTCACGCCGGACGAAACGCTCCCGAAGCGTTTCCGCCGAGGCGGCCGGCGAAGACGGGACGCTGGTCGAGACCGCCAGACGCCTTCTGGTCGATCAGGGCTTGTTCAGGGACCCGGGCCTGACGCTAACGCGGCTCGCGCGCCGGGCCGGGGTGCCGGACAGGGACCTTTCCCGCGCGGTCAACGCGGTGACCGGGATGAATGTCAGCCAATTCGTCAATCAGGTGCGGCTGGAAGAGGCTGCCCGGCTGCTCAAGACCACGGACGCTCCGGTGTCGCGTATCCAGGAACAGGTCGGCTTTCTGACACGGTCGAATTTCTATCGCGAATTCCAGAAAAGTTACGGCTCTGCGCCGGGTACGTTCCGCAAGATCGCTCACTCGTCGTCCTGA